A genome region from Balneolaceae bacterium includes the following:
- a CDS encoding DUF1801 domain-containing protein, which produces MSDNKTSANEGDVDAYLNGLEDDQQRLDSFVLLELMKEVTGKEPKMWGGTIVGFGQYHYKYESGREGDWFLTGFAPRKGKLSIYIMAGFDDYHKLLEELGPHKTGQSCLYLKTLENADMEVLRRLVKRSVEYMRKNYKDG; this is translated from the coding sequence ATGTCCGATAACAAGACCTCCGCGAACGAGGGCGACGTGGACGCCTACCTCAACGGGCTGGAGGACGATCAGCAGCGCCTCGACTCCTTCGTGCTCCTTGAGCTCATGAAAGAGGTGACCGGCAAGGAACCAAAAATGTGGGGAGGCACCATCGTCGGCTTCGGACAATACCATTACAAATACGAGAGTGGAAGGGAGGGTGACTGGTTCCTGACCGGCTTCGCCCCCCGCAAAGGCAAGCTTAGCATCTATATTATGGCCGGCTTTGACGATTACCATAAGCTGCTGGAGGAGTTGGGGCCCCACAAGACGGGACAGTCCTGCCTCTACCTGAAAACCCTGGAGAATGCCGACATGGAGGTGCTGCGCCGCCTGGTCAAGCGTTCGGTGGAGTACATGCGCAAAAACTACAAGGACGGGTAG
- a CDS encoding ABC transporter permease, translating into MKDFAYQVMIGPGLFLLMGGMTVLVAWLTVSYKSWKATRMDPVESLRSE; encoded by the coding sequence ATGAAAGACTTCGCCTACCAGGTCATGATCGGACCGGGCCTTTTCCTGCTTATGGGCGGGATGACGGTGCTGGTGGCCTGGCTGACGGTCAGCTACAAGTCCTGGAAGGCCACCCGCATGGATCCCGTGGAATCACTGCGGAGCGAATAG
- a CDS encoding cupin domain-containing protein, which produces MNQGHIKPAEVVNLNTLKREMDRDATYALVKTSDMEVIRMVMPAGKEIAEHSVEGEMSVQCMKGHVLFSVDGKTQELIEGDWLYLNRDQSHSLSALRNSILLVTILFTGE; this is translated from the coding sequence ATGAATCAAGGACACATCAAACCGGCGGAAGTGGTCAATCTGAATACCCTGAAGAGGGAGATGGACCGGGACGCCACCTATGCCCTGGTTAAAACCTCCGACATGGAGGTCATCCGCATGGTGATGCCCGCCGGCAAGGAGATCGCCGAACACAGCGTGGAGGGTGAGATGTCTGTGCAGTGCATGAAAGGCCATGTCCTCTTTTCGGTGGACGGCAAGACCCAGGAGCTGATAGAAGGGGACTGGCTCTACCTGAACCGCGACCAGTCCCATTCGCTGAGCGCACTTCGCAATTCCATATTGCTGGTGACTATTCTCTTTACGGGAGAGTAG
- a CDS encoding AAA family ATPase: protein MLIPRFITNKIEGDLGKQKVILLYGTRRTGKTTIIEYLATKYKNDTLILPGEDLQIAEILKNRTVKNYRRIIGDKKIVVIDEAQAVPEIGMCLKFMIDQIQGITIIATGSSSFDFVYRTGEPLVGRNIVYQLHPLAQVELSVREDHLTTRLNLEQRLIYGSYPELWHMESTGDQEQYLQQLIQSYLLKDLLILENVKGANVLYKLLQLLAWQVGSEVSTVELGESLQMSKNTVDRYLDLLSKVFIIYPLGGFSRNLRKEVTKRKKWYFYDNGIRNALIRDFRPLQARNDIGQLWEQYVLGERMKFNSSRNHIPRYYFWRTYDGQEIDFLELDNRQNIQAIECKWRERGAKPPAAFSKAYPEARYEVVNKSNYLDWIT, encoded by the coding sequence ATGCTCATACCCCGATTCATCACGAACAAGATAGAAGGCGATCTGGGTAAACAGAAAGTGATTCTTCTATATGGAACGCGCCGCACCGGTAAAACAACCATTATTGAATACCTCGCAACCAAATATAAAAACGACACGCTGATCCTGCCGGGCGAAGATCTGCAGATAGCCGAAATATTGAAGAACAGAACCGTGAAAAATTACCGCCGCATCATCGGTGACAAGAAAATTGTGGTCATTGATGAAGCGCAGGCAGTCCCTGAAATCGGCATGTGCCTGAAATTTATGATCGATCAGATCCAGGGAATAACGATTATCGCCACAGGAAGCAGCAGTTTTGATTTTGTATATCGTACCGGGGAGCCCCTGGTGGGAAGAAACATAGTATATCAACTGCATCCGCTTGCCCAGGTTGAGTTGTCGGTGAGAGAAGATCACCTGACTACCCGCCTCAACCTGGAACAGCGATTGATCTATGGCAGCTATCCGGAACTATGGCATATGGAGAGCACCGGGGACCAGGAGCAGTATTTGCAACAACTTATTCAAAGCTATCTTCTGAAGGACCTGCTTATTCTGGAAAACGTCAAAGGAGCAAACGTTCTCTATAAATTGCTGCAACTTCTCGCCTGGCAGGTCGGCAGTGAGGTCAGTACTGTTGAGCTGGGAGAGAGCCTCCAGATGAGCAAGAATACGGTAGATCGCTATCTCGATCTGTTGTCAAAGGTGTTCATCATCTATCCGTTGGGAGGGTTCAGCCGGAACCTGCGCAAGGAAGTAACCAAGAGAAAGAAATGGTATTTTTACGATAACGGCATACGCAACGCATTAATCCGGGATTTCAGGCCCCTGCAAGCGCGCAACGATATAGGCCAGCTTTGGGAGCAGTATGTCCTGGGCGAACGCATGAAATTCAACAGCAGCAGGAATCACATTCCCAGATATTATTTCTGGCGAACCTACGATGGCCAGGAAATTGATTTTCTGGAACTTGACAACCGGCAGAATATACAGGCCATTGAATGCAAATGGAGGGAAAGAGGAGCCAAACCACCGGCGGCTTTTTCAAAGGCCTATCCTGAAGCTCGCTATGAAGTGGTAAATAAGTCGAATTACCTGGACTGGATTACGTAA
- a CDS encoding carboxypeptidase gives MMLSSNVLSRNLLTVLVLILVGLGSSYSARAQMTSLPVDTAITSTDEVTVKGEQIPYEVTVGTQPVYGEDGEPDASLFYTYYRRTDVENDEMRPIFVSFNGGPGAGSLWMHLGYTSPKKLKISDEGFPVQPYGVEDNSHSIIDVADIVYVNPVNTGLSRMVNDGEGEQFFGVNEDIEYLADWIDTFISRQDRWESPKYLIGESYGTPRVSGLAGELQGSHWMFLNGVILVSPTGLGLNPEGPEPRAPVLKLPYYTAAAWYHNQLPSDLQNRDLEELLSEVEDYTIDEYLPALSRGGFLEDTRRQQVAAQVARYAGVSEEFVLSHNLAVPNDAYWKELLRDEGYTIGRLDSRYKGIDRKSAGEGPDYSPEYSSWKHSFTPAINHYLQEQLGFRTDLQYYVSGPVRPWNSDGNRTGEMLRSAMAENPSLQVMIQSGYFDGATDYFTAKYVMWNLDPSGKLQDRFRFEGYRSGHMMYLRSEDLETSNEDIREFILQSLPEEGAPIKYE, from the coding sequence ATGATGCTATCTTCCAACGTTCTGTCACGCAATCTTCTTACCGTTCTGGTGCTCATCCTGGTGGGCCTGGGATCTTCCTATTCGGCCCGGGCGCAGATGACCAGCCTGCCGGTTGACACCGCTATCACCTCCACCGACGAGGTGACGGTCAAGGGCGAGCAGATTCCATATGAAGTTACGGTCGGCACCCAGCCGGTCTACGGGGAGGACGGCGAGCCCGATGCCTCCCTCTTCTACACCTACTACCGGCGCACCGACGTCGAGAACGACGAAATGCGTCCCATTTTTGTCTCTTTCAACGGGGGACCGGGTGCAGGTTCTCTCTGGATGCACCTGGGATATACCAGCCCGAAAAAACTGAAGATCAGCGATGAGGGCTTCCCCGTACAACCCTACGGCGTGGAGGACAATTCGCACTCCATCATCGACGTGGCCGACATTGTCTACGTGAATCCTGTCAACACCGGCCTTTCACGCATGGTGAACGACGGGGAGGGCGAGCAGTTCTTTGGCGTGAACGAGGACATCGAGTATCTGGCTGACTGGATCGACACCTTTATCTCGCGGCAGGATCGCTGGGAGTCGCCCAAGTACCTGATCGGGGAGAGTTACGGCACGCCCCGCGTCTCGGGCCTGGCCGGCGAGCTACAGGGTTCGCACTGGATGTTTTTGAACGGGGTGATTCTGGTCTCTCCAACGGGACTTGGGCTGAATCCGGAGGGACCTGAGCCCCGGGCGCCGGTGCTCAAGCTTCCCTACTACACGGCCGCAGCCTGGTACCACAATCAGCTTCCCTCCGACCTGCAGAACCGGGATTTGGAGGAACTGCTTTCCGAAGTGGAAGATTATACCATCGACGAGTACCTGCCGGCGCTGAGCCGCGGCGGCTTCCTGGAAGACACCCGCAGGCAGCAGGTGGCCGCCCAGGTGGCCCGCTATGCCGGGGTTTCCGAGGAGTTTGTGCTCAGCCACAACCTGGCGGTGCCCAACGACGCTTACTGGAAGGAGCTGCTGCGCGACGAGGGTTACACCATCGGCCGGCTCGATTCCCGCTACAAAGGCATCGACCGGAAGTCTGCCGGCGAAGGTCCCGACTATTCGCCCGAGTATTCCTCCTGGAAACACTCCTTCACCCCGGCCATCAACCACTACCTGCAGGAGCAGCTCGGATTCAGAACAGACCTGCAATACTATGTATCCGGCCCGGTTCGCCCGTGGAACAGCGACGGAAATCGGACCGGTGAGATGCTGCGCTCGGCCATGGCCGAAAATCCCAGCTTGCAGGTGATGATCCAGTCGGGCTACTTCGATGGGGCCACCGACTACTTCACGGCCAAATACGTGATGTGGAACCTGGATCCCTCGGGCAAGCTGCAGGACCGTTTCCGCTTCGAGGGCTACCGCAGCGGACATATGATGTATCTGCGCTCGGAAGATCTGGAGACCTCCAACGAAGACATCCGGGAGTTTATCCTTCAGTCACTGCCGGAAGAGGGGGCACCCATCAAGTACGAGTAG
- a CDS encoding ABC transporter permease, whose amino-acid sequence MLANYFKIAWRNLTRNKSYALVNIGGLTVALTVFIMILLFVRHEYSYDEQLAHSDRLYRVLMHDRGSSLGESIHDQLPEPIIGQLAEQYPEVQEGVRVSQRSGHFLLRGERELYVEQWAQAGPAFLSLFDLPMLYGNPEEALSSPEQLVLTEDLAQRLFGRTDVIGESVTYQNTTEYTVSGVLHNLPTNTHFEFEALAGRQDFPADHPFYSMWNIRMANGYLLLNTEADADAFRRKLPGYVEDNIRMPEGAVGDYGLILQPVTDIHLYPQSRLAEGSRVIYIRILLAVAGLILLVACINFINLATARSAERAREIGIRKTLGAGRGQILRQISMESLITCSVAFGLSMVLVESVKPLVMGYFDVELGSLFAFSWSWLGMLAGTLLAVGLLSGAYASLYLASFRPSDILRGSGLQAGGKSTGLRKGLVVAQFGISIAIVIASLLISRQMDFIRTERLDGNDEQIMVIHNNSDRVENSFGAFRQELLRNADVESVSAGTLPNRISMRTGYRDADGGTISMSVFAVSYDYLETMGLELLEGRTFDPERSSDSTDAWILNEAAARALGHEDAVGQPINRPNGRLIGIVKNFHETTLFDPIEPVALRNIHGAGSRMSTIMVRLREDAMSPGIDQVRNTWSQFEPAFPLNYSFLDQIMDQDYRAELRLAKIFNIFSGFAIVIACLGLFGLAAYSAERRTREIGIRKVLGATAANIVTLLSSDFLKLVAVGFVIAVPAAYYGAKWWLADFAYRIDIGAGVFLLAGGAALAIALLTVSGQSLRAALANPVDSLRSE is encoded by the coding sequence ATGCTTGCAAACTATTTCAAGATCGCCTGGCGCAACCTGACCCGCAACAAGAGTTACGCCTTGGTCAATATCGGGGGCCTGACGGTTGCGCTGACCGTTTTTATCATGATTCTGCTTTTTGTACGCCACGAGTACAGCTACGATGAGCAGCTTGCCCATTCCGACCGTCTCTACCGGGTTCTAATGCACGACCGTGGAAGCAGTCTGGGGGAGTCCATTCACGACCAGCTGCCCGAACCCATTATCGGGCAGCTCGCAGAGCAGTATCCCGAGGTGCAGGAAGGCGTACGGGTTTCGCAGCGCTCGGGACACTTCCTGCTTCGGGGTGAGCGGGAACTCTATGTTGAACAGTGGGCGCAGGCGGGTCCGGCCTTCCTCTCCCTGTTCGACCTGCCCATGCTGTACGGCAATCCGGAGGAGGCGCTCTCCAGTCCCGAACAACTGGTGCTGACGGAGGACCTGGCGCAACGTCTTTTCGGACGTACCGACGTTATCGGGGAGTCGGTTACCTATCAGAATACGACAGAGTATACCGTCAGCGGGGTCTTGCACAATCTGCCCACTAACACCCATTTCGAGTTCGAGGCCCTGGCGGGGCGGCAGGACTTCCCCGCCGACCATCCCTTTTACAGCATGTGGAACATACGCATGGCGAACGGATACCTGCTGCTGAATACTGAGGCCGACGCGGACGCTTTCCGCCGGAAACTGCCCGGCTATGTGGAGGATAACATCAGGATGCCCGAGGGTGCGGTGGGTGACTACGGACTCATTCTACAGCCTGTCACCGATATCCACCTCTACCCGCAGAGCCGCCTGGCGGAGGGGAGCCGGGTGATCTATATCCGTATCCTGCTGGCCGTTGCGGGACTCATCCTGCTGGTTGCCTGTATCAATTTTATAAACCTGGCTACTGCGCGCTCGGCCGAACGTGCCCGTGAGATCGGCATACGCAAAACGCTGGGTGCCGGAAGGGGACAGATTTTGCGGCAGATATCCATGGAATCGCTGATCACCTGCTCGGTGGCCTTCGGACTTTCCATGGTGCTCGTCGAGTCGGTCAAGCCGCTGGTCATGGGTTACTTCGACGTGGAACTCGGCTCGCTTTTCGCGTTCAGCTGGTCCTGGCTGGGGATGCTGGCGGGCACCCTGCTGGCTGTCGGACTGCTCAGCGGGGCCTACGCCTCGCTATACCTGGCGTCATTCCGCCCTTCGGATATCCTGCGCGGATCGGGTCTGCAGGCAGGCGGGAAAAGCACCGGGCTGCGGAAGGGACTGGTTGTGGCCCAGTTCGGCATCTCCATCGCCATCGTTATCGCCTCGCTGCTAATCTCCCGGCAGATGGATTTTATCCGCACGGAGCGGCTGGACGGCAACGACGAGCAGATCATGGTCATCCACAATAACAGCGACCGGGTGGAGAACAGCTTCGGGGCCTTTCGGCAGGAGCTGCTTCGGAACGCCGACGTCGAGTCGGTCTCGGCGGGCACCCTGCCCAACCGGATCAGCATGCGTACCGGCTATCGTGACGCCGATGGTGGTACCATCAGCATGAGCGTCTTCGCCGTTTCCTACGACTACCTCGAAACCATGGGACTGGAACTCCTGGAGGGACGTACTTTCGATCCGGAGCGTTCGTCCGACAGTACTGACGCCTGGATTCTGAACGAAGCTGCAGCCCGTGCCCTGGGACACGAAGATGCCGTGGGACAGCCCATCAACCGGCCCAACGGCCGACTGATCGGTATAGTGAAGAATTTTCACGAGACTACACTCTTTGATCCCATCGAGCCGGTGGCCCTTCGGAATATACACGGCGCCGGGTCAAGAATGTCCACCATTATGGTGCGTCTGCGCGAGGACGCCATGAGTCCGGGCATTGACCAGGTGCGGAACACCTGGTCGCAGTTCGAACCCGCTTTCCCCCTCAACTATAGTTTCCTGGACCAGATTATGGACCAGGACTACAGGGCCGAGCTTCGCCTGGCAAAAATCTTCAACATTTTTTCCGGTTTTGCCATCGTAATTGCCTGCCTGGGTCTTTTTGGCCTGGCGGCCTATTCCGCCGAGCGCCGTACCCGGGAGATCGGCATACGCAAGGTACTGGGTGCTACAGCTGCCAACATTGTAACCCTCCTCAGCAGTGATTTTCTCAAGCTGGTGGCCGTGGGATTTGTGATTGCTGTGCCGGCAGCCTATTACGGGGCGAAGTGGTGGCTGGCCGATTTTGCCTACCGCATTGATATAGGCGCGGGTGTCTTTCTGCTCGCGGGAGGGGCGGCCCTGGCCATCGCCCTGCTTACGGTGAGCGGGCAGTCGCTTCGCGCGGCCCTGGCCAACCCGGTGGATTCGCTGCGCTCGGAGTGA
- a CDS encoding ABC transporter permease produces MLKNYLKIAWRNLTQHKSYSLINLTGLAVGMACCLLIGLYMREELSFDDFHDNADRIAAIGSSSSFFGQMLATPWPLADALPEEIPQVEAATRVTGTGSLNLSTDGQNFTEVSQGKYSDPAFFDIFSFEMLSGSESEALAAPNSIVLSRSSAEQLFGEGTDPMGETLWWQKRDTLLTLEVTGVIQDEPLNSSIGYDALVSSRTMSETRRSPDSWNSYSYYTYALLRSTDDFEAMEEQLRLLVESHYEPNDEGEYSQEYFATPITELHLSDLSRDEGFTGNRAYLYLFGSVALFILIIACVNYVNLATARASLRAKEVGVRKSLGARRLQLAGQFVGESMILSVGAYLLGAVLAMLALPWFNELFGTHLDWSSGGAFLAWLVLAAAAVGLLAGLYPSLYLSRFAPVTVLRNQKSRGSSGSLLRKALVVGQFAIALVLIIGSMVVYRQLQFTQNKDLGFDGEQVVTVDLSSQDAWNQRESIASGLRGYTGIETVSASGGVPGEFNIRFSNPPSSYSSEAGTDTEKAVTIAPATVDEYLIPLLDIELVAGSNFSSAGGADAPPSYIINRKAAELLGWTPEEAVGKAFSIGSAEGKLVGVTEDFHISSLHSEIEAIVLMNQESSNFYGGGYIVAELAPDRISEAMDRIEEVVAPFSPNSAFTYEFLDDKFDAMYRTERRFGRVVGLFTFVAIVIASLGLYGLAAFSAERRVKEIGVRKVMGATVTNIVTLLSRDFLKLVMLGFVIAIPVAYYVMNQWLADFAYRIDIGAGVFVLAGLGAVLLALLTVSWQSVRAATTNPAEALRSE; encoded by the coding sequence ATGCTGAAAAATTATCTGAAAATTGCCTGGCGCAACCTCACCCAGCATAAAAGTTATTCGCTCATCAACCTGACCGGCCTGGCCGTCGGCATGGCCTGCTGCCTGCTCATCGGCCTCTACATGCGCGAGGAGCTCAGCTTTGACGACTTCCATGATAACGCCGACCGTATCGCCGCCATCGGCAGCAGTTCCAGCTTTTTCGGGCAGATGCTGGCTACGCCCTGGCCCCTGGCCGACGCCCTTCCGGAGGAAATTCCCCAGGTGGAGGCTGCCACGCGGGTGACTGGTACCGGCAGTCTGAATTTGAGCACCGACGGGCAGAATTTCACAGAGGTTTCCCAGGGCAAGTATTCCGATCCAGCCTTTTTTGATATTTTTTCCTTCGAAATGCTGTCGGGTAGTGAATCCGAAGCCCTTGCCGCGCCTAACAGCATTGTGCTCTCTCGATCCTCAGCCGAGCAGTTGTTCGGGGAAGGGACCGATCCCATGGGCGAAACCCTCTGGTGGCAGAAACGCGACACCCTCCTCACCCTCGAGGTAACCGGCGTTATCCAGGACGAGCCGCTCAATTCCAGTATAGGCTATGATGCCCTGGTTTCTTCCCGCACCATGTCCGAGACCCGGCGCAGTCCGGATTCCTGGAACTCATATTCCTACTATACCTACGCTCTGCTACGATCAACGGATGACTTTGAAGCTATGGAGGAACAGCTCCGCCTGCTGGTGGAGAGCCACTATGAGCCCAACGACGAAGGGGAGTACTCCCAGGAGTATTTTGCTACGCCCATTACCGAACTGCACCTGTCGGACCTGTCGCGTGACGAGGGTTTTACCGGCAACCGGGCCTATCTCTATCTCTTCGGATCGGTGGCCCTCTTTATCCTGATTATCGCCTGTGTGAACTACGTCAACCTGGCCACGGCCCGCGCCTCACTGCGGGCCAAGGAGGTGGGCGTGCGCAAGTCGCTCGGCGCCCGCCGACTTCAGCTGGCGGGCCAGTTCGTAGGCGAGTCGATGATCCTGAGCGTGGGCGCCTATCTGCTGGGGGCGGTGCTCGCCATGCTGGCGCTGCCCTGGTTCAACGAGCTCTTCGGCACCCACCTGGATTGGAGCAGCGGGGGAGCTTTCCTGGCCTGGCTGGTGCTGGCGGCCGCGGCTGTGGGTCTTTTGGCCGGGCTCTATCCCTCTCTGTACCTCTCCCGCTTTGCACCTGTCACGGTACTGCGCAACCAGAAATCCCGCGGCAGTTCGGGCTCCCTGCTGCGCAAGGCGCTGGTGGTGGGGCAGTTCGCCATCGCACTGGTACTCATCATCGGCTCTATGGTCGTTTACCGGCAGCTGCAATTTACCCAGAACAAGGACCTTGGTTTTGACGGGGAGCAGGTGGTGACGGTGGATCTTTCCTCACAGGATGCATGGAACCAGCGCGAATCCATAGCATCCGGCCTGCGCGGGTATACCGGTATCGAGACGGTTTCGGCATCGGGCGGTGTGCCGGGGGAGTTCAATATCCGTTTCAGCAACCCTCCCTCTTCGTACTCCTCCGAGGCGGGGACCGACACCGAGAAGGCCGTAACCATAGCTCCGGCAACGGTGGACGAATATTTAATTCCTCTGCTCGATATCGAACTGGTGGCCGGCAGTAATTTTTCCTCCGCGGGTGGAGCGGATGCGCCACCCTCCTACATCATCAACAGAAAGGCGGCGGAACTTCTGGGTTGGACGCCCGAGGAGGCCGTTGGCAAGGCGTTCAGCATCGGATCGGCGGAGGGCAAACTCGTAGGTGTAACCGAAGATTTCCACATCAGCTCCCTGCACAGCGAGATCGAGGCAATCGTCCTCATGAACCAGGAATCCTCCAATTTTTACGGGGGAGGTTATATCGTCGCTGAACTGGCGCCCGACCGTATCAGCGAAGCCATGGACCGCATCGAGGAGGTGGTTGCTCCCTTCTCGCCCAACTCGGCGTTTACCTACGAGTTCCTCGACGACAAGTTCGACGCCATGTACCGCACCGAACGGCGTTTCGGCCGGGTGGTCGGGCTGTTTACATTTGTAGCCATCGTGATCGCCAGCCTGGGACTCTACGGCCTGGCCGCCTTTTCGGCCGAGCGGCGCGTGAAGGAAATCGGCGTGCGCAAGGTGATGGGGGCTACGGTCACCAACATCGTCACCCTCCTCAGCAGGGATTTCCTGAAGCTGGTGATGCTCGGCTTTGTCATCGCCATCCCGGTCGCCTACTACGTCATGAACCAGTGGCTGGCTGACTTCGCCTACCGCATCGACATCGGCGCGGGTGTCTTTGTCCTGGCCGGCCTGGGGGCGGTGCTGCTGGCCCTGCTGACAGTGAGCTGGCAGTCGGTTCGCGCGGCCACCACCAATCCCGCCGAGGCGCTTCGCTCGGAGTAG
- a CDS encoding S1-like domain-containing RNA-binding protein codes for MFRLGEYQTLNVSRSTEHGYYLQNTSSRSDEEVLLPYGLAFRELKKGENVRVFLFLDGEERLTATMQEPPITLGGLARLKVKDVNRQGAYLDWGLSKDLFVPYSEQIGTMEEGRSYLVYLYLDEKSGRLVATEKFDRYLDKGEIDLQEEEEVDLWIRHRTDLGYNVVINEKYSGLIYHDEFFSEVGYGDRTKGYIKQIRDDGKIDVTLRPIGYDKVEPSAGLILERLKDAGGYLDLHDKSDPQEIRNRLQMSKKTFKKAIGLLYKKEIIRIEDDGIYLAEG; via the coding sequence ATGTTCAGACTAGGAGAATACCAGACCCTCAACGTATCACGCAGCACCGAGCACGGCTATTACCTGCAGAACACATCCTCACGCTCAGACGAGGAGGTGCTCCTGCCTTACGGCCTGGCCTTCCGCGAGCTGAAGAAAGGGGAGAACGTCCGCGTGTTTCTCTTCCTGGACGGTGAGGAGCGGTTGACAGCCACCATGCAGGAGCCGCCCATCACCCTCGGCGGCCTCGCACGGCTGAAGGTGAAGGACGTCAACCGGCAGGGCGCCTATCTAGACTGGGGACTAAGCAAGGATCTGTTTGTGCCCTACAGCGAACAGATCGGTACGATGGAGGAGGGACGGTCCTACCTGGTCTACCTTTACCTGGACGAAAAAAGCGGGCGGCTCGTCGCCACCGAAAAGTTTGACCGTTATCTGGACAAGGGAGAGATAGATCTGCAGGAAGAAGAGGAGGTGGACCTGTGGATACGCCATCGCACCGACCTGGGCTACAATGTCGTCATCAACGAAAAGTACAGCGGACTGATCTATCACGATGAATTTTTCTCCGAGGTCGGCTACGGAGACCGGACAAAGGGCTACATCAAGCAGATCCGGGACGACGGCAAGATCGACGTGACCCTGCGTCCCATTGGCTACGACAAGGTGGAGCCCAGCGCCGGGCTCATCCTGGAGCGCCTGAAGGATGCAGGCGGCTACCTGGATTTACACGACAAAAGCGATCCTCAGGAGATCCGCAACCGGCTGCAGATGAGCAAGAAAACCTTCAAGAAAGCGATCGGCCTACTTTATAAAAAGGAGATCATCAGGATTGAGGACGACGGGATCTATCTGGCGGAGGGATAA
- a CDS encoding ABC transporter ATP-binding protein — MIKLRNIDKYVDKRFQRTFILKSVNLDIEAGEFVTVMGPSGAGKSTLLNILGFLDEPSDGEYWFLDEPVHSLSEKQKSEYHKSHIGFVFQAYHLIDEMTVYENIEMPLLYRKVKGKQRKSLVADMLDKFNIVAKKDLFPPQLSGGQQQVVGVARAIIGNPRLILADEPTGNLHSEQSEQIMELFQKLNREEGVTIIQVTHSEKMASYGDRIINLKDGVITEEDPYDEQEEQVNLS, encoded by the coding sequence ATGATCAAGCTCAGAAACATCGACAAGTACGTAGACAAGCGCTTCCAGCGCACCTTTATTCTCAAGAGTGTCAACCTGGACATAGAAGCCGGCGAATTCGTGACGGTCATGGGACCCAGCGGCGCGGGCAAGTCCACCCTCCTGAACATCCTGGGCTTCCTGGACGAGCCCTCTGATGGCGAGTACTGGTTTCTGGACGAGCCGGTGCACAGCCTGTCGGAAAAGCAGAAGTCGGAGTACCACAAGTCTCACATTGGTTTCGTCTTCCAGGCCTACCACCTCATCGATGAGATGACGGTTTATGAAAACATCGAGATGCCCCTGCTCTACCGGAAGGTCAAGGGCAAACAGCGCAAGAGCCTTGTGGCCGACATGCTGGACAAGTTCAACATCGTGGCCAAAAAGGACCTCTTCCCGCCGCAGCTCAGCGGGGGCCAGCAGCAGGTGGTGGGCGTGGCGCGTGCCATCATCGGCAATCCCCGGCTCATACTGGCCGACGAGCCTACCGGTAATCTTCACTCCGAGCAGAGCGAGCAGATCATGGAGCTGTTCCAGAAACTGAACCGCGAGGAGGGGGTTACCATTATACAGGTGACCCACTCTGAAAAGATGGCCTCCTACGGCGACCGCATCATCAATCTCAAGGACGGGGTGATTACGGAGGAAGATCCCTACGATGAACAGGAAGAGCAGGTCAACCTCTCCTGA